A portion of the bacterium genome contains these proteins:
- a CDS encoding methyltransferase domain-containing protein, whose amino-acid sequence VAEQHDLDLVTVQGDMADLSAFADESFDLVFHPVSNVFASDVRPVWREAHRVLRGGGRLLAADGRFGFADGRARFAAVELPPAVAADGKFRLNTRRGRQFNSMVFSDRDMLVGARRDAVLLAREDCERLRLGQGEAVVVRSAVGEMTARVEVGEIRAGTAMMYWPEANVLIARGVSDPECGIPAYRGALVEIVPAAR is encoded by the coding sequence GTCGCCGAACAACACGATCTCGATCTGGTTACCGTCCAGGGTGATATGGCGGACCTGTCGGCCTTTGCCGACGAGAGCTTCGACCTCGTATTCCACCCGGTTTCGAATGTTTTTGCCTCCGATGTCCGGCCAGTCTGGCGCGAGGCGCATCGGGTCTTGCGTGGGGGCGGCCGGTTGCTCGCGGCGGACGGCCGTTTCGGCTTTGCAGACGGACGGGCACGCTTCGCCGCCGTGGAACTGCCGCCGGCCGTCGCGGCGGACGGTAAGTTCCGGCTCAACACCCGACGCGGCAGACAGTTCAACAGCATGGTCTTCTCGGATCGGGACATGTTGGTGGGGGCCAGGCGCGATGCGGTGCTGCTGGCTCGTGAAGACTGCGAGCGTCTCCGGCTTGGGCAGGGCGAAGCCGTGGTCGTCCGCTCCGCCGTGGGCGAGATGACCGCCCGGGTGGAAGTCGGCGAGATCCGTGCCGGGACTGCCATGATGTATTGGCCCGAGGCCAACGTGCTCATTGCGCGCGGCGTGTCCGACCCGGAGTGCGGTATTCCGGCGTATCGCGGCGCCCTGGTCGAGATCGTCCCGGCGGCCCGCTGA